Proteins encoded by one window of Streptacidiphilus sp. PB12-B1b:
- a CDS encoding multifunctional oxoglutarate decarboxylase/oxoglutarate dehydrogenase thiamine pyrophosphate-binding subunit/dihydrolipoyllysine-residue succinyltransferase subunit — MHKEAEEGGCRRVATVPHTSTSSTATDPGPGADPSAGFGPNEWLVDEIYQQYLQDPNSVDRAWWDFFADYQAGATAGTEVTAAPAPEPTSAPAAAPAAAQTPVAPPAAAPAPAEAAPAPAAPPAPAATVSAPRPPLPPAPTIRRAPSTPAEQADAPKDSKNVTSPVAPAGPELIALKGPSARIVANMDASLTMPTATSVRAVPAKLLIDNRIVINNHLKRARGGKVSFTHIIGYAMVQAIKAMPAMNQGFQEKDGKPFLVKPEHVNLGLAIDLTKANGDRQLVVAAIKKAETLDFFGFWQAYEDIVRRARQNKLTVDDFSGVTCSLTNPGGIGTVHSVPRLMPGQGTILGVGSMEYPAEFQGSSQETLSRLGVSKVMTLTSTYDHRVIQGAQSGEFLRSMHQLLLGEGEFYDRIFESLRIPYEPVRWATDVDNSHDNEVNKTARVMELIHSYRVRGHLMADTDPLEYKQRKHPDLNVQAHDLTLWDLEREFAVGGFAGKAMMKLRDILGVLRDSYCRTIGIEYMHIQDPKQRRWIQARVERGNDKPEREEQLRILRRLNAAEAFETFLQTKYVGQKRFSLEGGESVIPLLDAVLDSAAEARLDEAVVGMAHRGRLNVLANIIGKSYAQIFREFQGNLDPTSMHGSGDVKYHLGSEGTFTGLNGETIKVALAANPSHLEAVDPVVEGIVRAKQDILDKAGDSFDVLAIQIHGDAAFAGQGVVAETLNMSQLRGYRTGGTVHLVINNQVGFTAAPAASRSSTYCTDVARMIEAPIFHVNGDDPEAVVRVGRLAFEFRQAFNKDVVIDLICYRRRGHNEGDNPSFTQPLMYDLIDKKRSVRKLYTEGLIGRGDITLEEAEQALKDYQDQLEKVFAEVHEADTTPTPTISERPKAEFPVALNTAISQEVVKRIAESQVALPEWFTVHPRLLPQLQRRAAMVEDGTIDWGMGETLAIGSLLMEGHPVRLAGQDSRRGTFGTRHAVLVDRETGEDYTPLLYLAEDQARYTVYDSLLSEYAAMGFEYGYSLARPNALVAWEAQFGDFTNGASTIVDEFITSAEMKWGQHSGVTLLLPHGYEGQGPDHSSARIERYLQMCADRNMTVAMPTLPSNYFHLLRWQVHNPHHKPLIVFTPKSMLRLKANNSKVEEFTSGGFRPVIGDSTVDPAAVRKVVITSGKFYYDLEAARTERGITDTAIVRVERLYPLPIAELQEELQRYGNEVQYVWAQEEPSNQGAWPFIALNLVDHLDVVVGRNANGSRLRRVARPASSAPAVGSAKRHAVEQAQLVEDVFSI, encoded by the coding sequence ATTCATAAGGAAGCGGAAGAGGGCGGTTGCCGCCGTGTCGCCACAGTCCCCCATACCTCGACCAGCTCGACTGCCACGGACCCCGGTCCCGGGGCCGACCCGTCAGCCGGGTTCGGCCCCAACGAGTGGCTCGTCGACGAGATCTACCAGCAGTACCTCCAGGACCCGAACTCCGTCGACCGGGCCTGGTGGGACTTCTTCGCCGACTACCAGGCGGGTGCCACCGCCGGAACCGAGGTGACGGCGGCCCCGGCCCCCGAACCGACCTCGGCGCCGGCAGCGGCCCCCGCGGCGGCGCAGACTCCCGTCGCCCCGCCCGCGGCCGCACCGGCTCCGGCCGAGGCCGCGCCCGCCCCGGCAGCACCCCCGGCACCGGCGGCCACGGTGAGCGCTCCGCGCCCCCCGCTTCCGCCCGCGCCGACGATCCGCCGCGCGCCCTCCACTCCGGCCGAGCAGGCCGACGCCCCTAAGGACAGCAAGAACGTGACGTCCCCTGTCGCCCCCGCCGGTCCCGAGCTGATCGCCCTCAAGGGCCCCTCTGCACGGATCGTGGCGAACATGGACGCCTCGCTCACCATGCCGACCGCGACCAGCGTGCGCGCCGTCCCGGCGAAGCTGCTGATCGACAACCGCATCGTGATCAACAACCACCTCAAGCGGGCCCGGGGCGGCAAGGTCTCCTTCACCCACATCATCGGCTACGCCATGGTGCAGGCGATCAAGGCGATGCCCGCCATGAACCAGGGCTTCCAGGAGAAGGACGGCAAGCCCTTCCTGGTCAAGCCGGAGCACGTCAACCTCGGCCTGGCCATCGACCTGACCAAGGCCAACGGCGACCGGCAGCTGGTCGTCGCGGCCATCAAGAAGGCCGAGACCCTCGACTTCTTCGGCTTCTGGCAGGCGTACGAGGACATCGTCCGCCGCGCGCGCCAGAACAAGCTGACGGTGGACGACTTCTCCGGCGTCACCTGCTCGCTGACCAACCCGGGCGGCATCGGCACCGTCCACTCGGTGCCGCGGCTGATGCCCGGTCAGGGCACCATCCTCGGCGTCGGCTCGATGGAGTACCCGGCCGAGTTCCAGGGATCGTCCCAGGAGACCCTGTCCCGCCTGGGCGTGTCCAAGGTCATGACGCTGACCTCGACCTACGACCACCGGGTCATCCAGGGCGCGCAGTCCGGCGAGTTCCTCCGCAGCATGCACCAGCTGCTGCTGGGCGAGGGCGAGTTCTACGACCGCATCTTCGAGTCGCTGCGCATCCCGTACGAGCCGGTGCGCTGGGCCACCGACGTGGACAACAGCCACGACAACGAGGTCAACAAGACCGCCCGGGTCATGGAGCTGATCCACTCCTACCGGGTCCGCGGCCACCTGATGGCGGACACCGACCCGCTGGAGTACAAGCAGCGCAAGCACCCCGACCTCAACGTCCAGGCGCACGACCTGACGCTGTGGGACCTGGAGCGCGAGTTCGCCGTCGGCGGCTTCGCCGGCAAGGCCATGATGAAGCTGCGCGACATCCTGGGCGTGCTGCGCGACTCGTACTGCCGCACCATCGGCATCGAGTACATGCACATCCAGGACCCGAAGCAGCGCCGCTGGATCCAGGCCCGGGTCGAGCGCGGCAACGACAAGCCCGAGCGCGAGGAGCAGCTGCGCATCCTGCGCCGGCTCAACGCCGCCGAGGCGTTCGAGACCTTCCTGCAGACCAAGTACGTCGGCCAGAAGCGCTTCTCGCTGGAGGGCGGCGAGTCCGTCATCCCGCTGCTGGACGCGGTGCTGGACTCCGCCGCCGAGGCGCGGCTGGACGAGGCCGTGGTCGGCATGGCCCACCGCGGCCGGCTGAACGTCCTGGCCAACATCATCGGCAAGTCGTACGCGCAGATCTTCCGGGAGTTCCAGGGCAACCTGGACCCGACCTCCATGCACGGCTCCGGCGACGTCAAGTACCACCTGGGCTCCGAGGGCACCTTCACCGGCCTGAACGGCGAGACCATCAAGGTCGCGCTGGCCGCCAACCCCTCGCACCTGGAGGCGGTGGACCCGGTCGTCGAGGGCATCGTCCGCGCCAAGCAGGACATCCTGGACAAGGCCGGCGACTCCTTCGACGTGCTGGCGATCCAGATCCACGGCGACGCGGCCTTCGCGGGCCAGGGCGTGGTGGCGGAGACGCTGAACATGTCGCAGCTGCGCGGCTACCGCACCGGCGGCACCGTGCACCTGGTGATCAACAACCAGGTCGGCTTCACCGCCGCCCCGGCCGCCTCGCGCTCCTCCACGTACTGCACCGACGTGGCCCGCATGATCGAGGCCCCGATCTTCCACGTGAACGGCGACGACCCGGAGGCCGTGGTCCGCGTCGGCCGGCTGGCCTTCGAGTTCCGCCAGGCGTTCAACAAGGACGTCGTGATCGACCTCATCTGCTACCGCCGCCGCGGGCACAACGAGGGCGACAACCCCTCGTTCACGCAGCCGCTGATGTACGACCTGATCGACAAGAAGCGCTCGGTGCGCAAGCTCTACACCGAGGGCCTGATCGGTCGCGGCGACATCACCCTGGAAGAGGCCGAGCAGGCGCTCAAGGACTACCAGGACCAGCTGGAGAAGGTCTTCGCGGAGGTCCACGAGGCCGACACCACGCCGACCCCGACCATCAGCGAGCGGCCCAAGGCCGAGTTCCCGGTCGCGCTGAACACCGCCATCTCGCAGGAGGTGGTGAAGCGCATCGCCGAGTCGCAGGTGGCGCTGCCCGAGTGGTTCACCGTCCACCCGCGGCTGCTGCCGCAGCTGCAGCGGCGCGCGGCCATGGTCGAGGACGGCACGATCGACTGGGGCATGGGCGAGACCCTCGCCATCGGCTCGCTGCTGATGGAGGGCCACCCGGTCCGGCTGGCCGGCCAGGACTCCCGCCGCGGTACCTTCGGCACCCGGCACGCGGTGCTGGTCGACCGGGAGACCGGTGAGGACTACACCCCGCTGCTCTACCTGGCCGAGGACCAGGCCCGCTACACCGTCTACGACTCGCTGCTGAGCGAGTACGCGGCCATGGGCTTCGAGTACGGCTACTCGCTGGCCCGCCCGAACGCCCTGGTGGCGTGGGAGGCCCAGTTCGGCGACTTCACCAACGGCGCCTCCACCATCGTGGACGAGTTCATCACCTCGGCCGAGATGAAGTGGGGCCAGCACTCCGGCGTGACGCTGCTGCTGCCGCACGGCTACGAGGGCCAGGGGCCCGACCACTCGTCCGCCCGCATCGAGCGCTACCTGCAGATGTGCGCGGACAGGAACATGACCGTGGCCATGCCGACGCTGCCGTCGAACTACTTCCACCTGCTGCGGTGGCAGGTCCACAACCCGCACCACAAGCCGCTGATCGTCTTCACCCCGAAGTCGATGCTGCGTCTGAAGGCCAACAACTCCAAGGTGGAGGAGTTCACCAGCGGCGGCTTCCGCCCGGTGATCGGCGACTCCACCGTGGACCCGGCCGCCGTGCGCAAGGTCGTGATCACCTCCGGCAAGTTCTACTACGACCTGGAGGCGGCCCGGACCGAGCGCGGCATCACCGACACCGCGATCGTCCGCGTCGAGCGGCTGTACCCGCTGCCCATCGCCGAGCTCCAGGAGGAGCTGCAGCGCTACGGCAACGAGGTGCAGTACGTCTGGGCCCAGGAGGAGCCCTCCAACCAGGGCGCGTGGCCGTTCATCGCGCTGAACCTGGTGGACCACCTGGACGTGGTCGTCGGCCGCAACGCCAACGGCTCCCGGCTGCGCCGCGTCGCCCGCCCGGCCTCCTCCGCCCCGGCGGTCGGCTCGGCCAAGCGCCACGCGGTCGAGCAGGCCCAGCTGGTCGAGGACGTCTTCTCGATCTGA
- a CDS encoding DUF6104 family protein, translating to MYFTDRGIEELQSRRGEEEVSFDWLADRLQEFVDLNPEFEVPVERLATWLARLDDEDEE from the coding sequence ATGTACTTCACCGACCGAGGCATCGAGGAGCTGCAGAGCCGTCGCGGCGAGGAGGAGGTCAGCTTCGACTGGCTGGCCGACCGGCTGCAGGAGTTCGTGGACCTGAACCCGGAGTTCGAGGTCCCGGTCGAGCGGCTGGCCACCTGGCTGGCCCGGCTGGACGACGAGGACGAGGAGTAG
- a CDS encoding DUF4097 family beta strand repeat-containing protein, which produces MSEQWTIDAPQKLTLDQDVRRLRVRTVAGEVNVVAAEGPARLEVSEIEGPPLRVVLKGGELTVSYEDLAWKDFQWKGLSHVIGLWRTKRRAVVSLAVPAGTTVELGSASSETVISGITAPVTVHSASGAITLVRLAGKVEANSASGNVQAQSVSGDLKVNTVSGELTVFEGASGRLKANSVSGAMTLDLAHDNATDVSLNNVSGEVAVRLPAPTDAKVNANTTSGDISSAFDELRVGGTWGAKQITGTLGAGTGTLKITTVSGSVALLRRPATEDDAPADAPLALDPADGIDFGKDDKVDTDQEDQA; this is translated from the coding sequence ATGTCCGAGCAGTGGACCATCGACGCACCGCAGAAGCTCACCCTCGACCAGGACGTCCGGCGGCTGCGCGTGCGCACCGTCGCCGGCGAGGTCAACGTCGTCGCCGCCGAGGGGCCCGCGCGGCTGGAGGTCAGCGAGATCGAGGGGCCGCCGCTCAGGGTCGTCCTGAAGGGCGGCGAGCTCACCGTCTCCTACGAGGACCTGGCCTGGAAGGACTTCCAGTGGAAGGGCCTGTCGCACGTGATCGGGCTGTGGCGGACCAAGCGGCGGGCGGTGGTCTCGCTGGCCGTCCCGGCGGGCACCACCGTCGAGCTGGGCTCGGCCTCCTCCGAGACGGTCATCTCCGGCATCACCGCCCCGGTGACCGTGCACAGCGCCAGCGGGGCCATCACCCTGGTCCGGCTGGCAGGCAAGGTCGAGGCCAACAGCGCCTCCGGCAACGTCCAGGCGCAGTCGGTCTCCGGTGACCTCAAGGTCAACACGGTCTCCGGCGAACTGACCGTCTTCGAGGGCGCCAGCGGCCGACTCAAGGCCAACTCGGTGAGCGGGGCCATGACCCTGGACCTGGCCCACGACAACGCCACCGACGTCAGCCTGAACAACGTCTCCGGCGAGGTCGCGGTGCGGCTGCCCGCGCCGACCGACGCCAAGGTGAACGCCAACACCACCAGCGGCGACATCTCCAGCGCCTTCGACGAGCTGCGGGTCGGCGGCACCTGGGGCGCCAAGCAGATCACCGGCACCCTGGGCGCCGGCACCGGCACCCTGAAGATCACCACGGTCTCCGGCTCGGTCGCGCTGCTGCGCCGCCCCGCCACCGAGGACGACGCCCCGGCCGACGCGCCGCTCGCCCTCGACCCGGCCGACGGCATCGACTTCGGCAAGGACGACAAGGTCGACACCGACCAGGAGGACCAGGCATGA
- a CDS encoding PadR family transcriptional regulator, giving the protein MSPVFAHGRLRLYLLKLLDEAPRHGYEVIRLLEERFHGLYAPSAGTVYPRLAKLEQEGLVAHTVEGGRKVYRITDAGRAELSDRATELDALEAEIRDSVSQLADQIREDVRDSAQDLREEMRRAAKESKRQTKNTSKGWGPDPVWGAEGPWPGMDKEAWQRAKEEWRQAKEQAREQTRQAKEQARSAREEARAAREQTRAVRDQVRAEAHRVGEQMRAHAKNGDWPTGLAEGLAELTRTLSGLADPARWGASAEPGAQSGSDCRGQGAARTGERTAAERVDLDPDRVDPDKDGAAPEPLPDWAETDASGDPLRELLGLLDRFRDEVRDHARDEGVTPAALARARAVLAAAARRLRD; this is encoded by the coding sequence ATGAGCCCCGTATTCGCGCACGGCCGACTGCGGCTGTACCTGCTCAAGCTCCTGGACGAGGCCCCGCGCCACGGCTACGAGGTGATCCGGCTGCTGGAGGAGCGCTTCCACGGCCTGTACGCGCCCTCCGCCGGGACGGTCTACCCCCGGCTGGCCAAGCTGGAGCAGGAGGGCCTGGTCGCGCACACCGTCGAGGGCGGCCGCAAGGTCTACCGGATCACCGACGCCGGGCGCGCCGAACTCAGCGACCGCGCAACGGAGTTGGACGCCCTGGAGGCGGAGATCCGGGACTCCGTCTCGCAGCTCGCCGACCAAATCCGGGAGGATGTCCGCGACTCCGCGCAGGATCTGCGCGAGGAGATGCGGCGGGCCGCCAAGGAGTCCAAGCGGCAGACCAAGAACACCTCCAAGGGCTGGGGGCCCGACCCGGTCTGGGGCGCCGAGGGCCCCTGGCCCGGCATGGACAAGGAGGCCTGGCAGCGCGCCAAGGAGGAGTGGCGGCAGGCCAAGGAGCAGGCCAGGGAGCAGACCCGGCAGGCCAAGGAGCAGGCCCGCAGCGCCCGCGAGGAGGCCCGGGCCGCCCGCGAGCAGACCCGGGCGGTACGCGACCAGGTCCGCGCCGAGGCGCACCGGGTCGGCGAGCAGATGCGCGCCCACGCCAAGAACGGCGACTGGCCGACCGGCCTCGCCGAGGGCCTGGCCGAGCTGACCCGCACCCTCTCCGGCCTGGCCGACCCGGCCCGCTGGGGCGCGTCGGCCGAGCCCGGGGCGCAGTCGGGCTCCGACTGCCGTGGGCAGGGCGCGGCGCGGACCGGGGAGCGGACGGCGGCCGAGCGGGTGGACCTGGACCCCGACCGGGTCGATCCGGACAAGGACGGAGCAGCCCCGGAGCCCCTGCCGGACTGGGCCGAGACCGACGCGTCCGGCGATCCGCTGCGCGAGCTGCTGGGGCTGCTGGACCGGTTCCGGGACGAGGTGCGCGACCACGCCCGGGACGAGGGCGTGACGCCCGCCGCCCTGGCCCGGGCCCGCGCGGTGCTGGCCGCCGCTGCCCGCAGGCTGCGCGACTGA
- a CDS encoding TetR family transcriptional regulator, protein MAIDRDLATRTALRLLDEEGLERLSLRRVAQELNVPAPALYRHFTTRRALMDRMTDLMLAPSLPDLDPPVEPGEWPQWLLHTAEVLRRELLAHTDGARLALGADLRRAGSLGACFERTVVVLHQAGFGLVHASRAAGAFIALVLGRTAEEQSGPGPAGEGGATRLAHHPGASRAAARAAAGRRAAGESPEEALCHGVTAMVEALRAADRERVPA, encoded by the coding sequence CGGCTCTCGCTGCGCCGGGTCGCACAGGAGCTGAACGTCCCGGCTCCGGCGCTGTACCGGCACTTCACCACCAGGCGGGCGCTGATGGACCGGATGACGGACCTCATGCTCGCCCCCTCGCTGCCCGATCTCGACCCCCCGGTCGAGCCCGGGGAGTGGCCGCAGTGGCTGCTGCACACCGCCGAGGTGCTGCGCCGGGAACTGCTGGCGCACACCGACGGCGCCCGGCTGGCGCTCGGCGCCGACCTGCGCCGCGCGGGCTCGCTCGGCGCCTGCTTCGAACGGACCGTGGTGGTGCTGCACCAGGCCGGGTTCGGCCTGGTGCACGCCTCGCGCGCGGCCGGGGCCTTCATCGCCCTGGTCCTGGGCCGGACGGCCGAGGAGCAGTCCGGGCCAGGACCGGCCGGGGAGGGCGGGGCCACCCGCCTGGCGCACCACCCGGGGGCCTCGCGGGCAGCGGCGAGGGCCGCGGCCGGGCGCCGCGCCGCCGGGGAGAGCCCGGAGGAGGCGTTGTGCCATGGCGTGACGGCCATGGTGGAGGCGCTGCGGGCGGCCGACCGGGAGCGCGTGCCCGCCTGA